A genome region from Lentisphaerota bacterium includes the following:
- a CDS encoding beta-hydroxyacyl-ACP dehydratase — MTKTLDELLPHRDPFRFLDRLTDARLDGCVGEYTFKPDTPFFKGHFPHFPVVPGVILVEAMAQCGGAGVVESDLANSKNILLASVTEAKFRRPVRPGETVRFEIEYVKTSPRLLRQRGKAYVGAEIAAEAEWVCMMGKA; from the coding sequence ATGACAAAGACCCTGGATGAACTTCTGCCGCATCGGGACCCCTTTCGGTTTCTGGATCGGCTGACCGACGCCCGACTGGATGGGTGCGTGGGCGAGTACACGTTTAAGCCCGACACGCCCTTCTTCAAGGGACACTTTCCCCACTTTCCCGTCGTGCCCGGCGTGATCCTCGTCGAGGCCATGGCCCAGTGCGGCGGCGCCGGCGTGGTGGAGAGCGACCTGGCCAACTCGAAGAACATCCTGCTCGCCAGCGTGACGGAGGCGAAGTTCCGCCGTCCGGTCCGCCCCGGCGAGACGGTCCGCTTCGAGATCGAATACGTCAAGACCTCCCCGCGCCTGCTGCGTCAACGCGGCAAGGCCTATGTCGGCGCTGAGATCGCCGCCGAGGCGGAGTGGGTGTGCATGATGGGTAAGGCGTGA
- the fabF gene encoding beta-ketoacyl-ACP synthase II yields MENRQRVVVTGMGVISPIGNDVPTFWNNIQHGVSGIGPLTKCDTAGLDSRVSAEVKGFDPKAYFEVKEVKRMALFTQYAVAAAKEAWRDAGFEGPAAMPDRTAVILGNGIGGREVDHEAHKTLFEKGAQRISPMAIPKLIINEAAGNISMTLNAKGPVLTIVTACASGTDAIGVALDAIRSGRADVVITGGTEAAITPVAIGGFCALGALSTKCNDTPKKACRPFDLNRDGFVMGEGAGILIIETLEHAQKRGARIHAELAGYGATGDAFHLTAPEPSGDGAARAIRVALQDAGLKPTDIDYFNAHGTSTPINDPMETQAIKLAFGDEARRLKVSSTKSMTGHMIAAAGAVEAIVCVLACRDGFCPPTINYETPDPACDLDYVPNVGVTMPVRAAVSTSLGFGGHNGAVVIKRFDNA; encoded by the coding sequence ATGGAAAACAGACAGCGCGTGGTAGTGACGGGTATGGGTGTGATTTCGCCGATTGGCAACGATGTGCCCACCTTCTGGAACAATATTCAGCACGGCGTTTCGGGGATCGGGCCGCTGACCAAATGTGACACTGCAGGCTTGGACTCGCGGGTGTCGGCCGAAGTCAAGGGGTTTGATCCCAAGGCCTATTTTGAAGTCAAGGAAGTGAAACGGATGGCGCTGTTCACGCAATACGCTGTGGCGGCCGCCAAGGAGGCGTGGCGCGACGCCGGCTTCGAGGGGCCCGCAGCCATGCCCGACCGGACGGCGGTGATCCTGGGCAACGGCATTGGCGGCCGCGAGGTCGACCACGAGGCGCACAAAACGTTATTTGAGAAGGGCGCCCAGCGTATCTCGCCGATGGCTATTCCGAAGCTGATCATCAACGAAGCGGCCGGCAACATCTCGATGACGCTCAACGCGAAGGGACCTGTGCTGACGATCGTGACCGCTTGCGCGTCGGGAACCGACGCGATCGGCGTCGCGCTCGACGCGATCCGCTCGGGTCGCGCCGACGTCGTCATCACCGGCGGCACCGAGGCGGCGATCACCCCGGTGGCGATCGGGGGATTCTGCGCGCTCGGCGCGCTGAGCACCAAATGCAACGACACGCCCAAGAAGGCGTGCCGCCCGTTCGACCTGAACCGTGACGGCTTCGTCATGGGCGAAGGCGCGGGCATCCTCATCATCGAGACGCTGGAGCACGCGCAGAAGCGCGGCGCACGGATTCACGCCGAGTTGGCGGGCTACGGCGCCACCGGCGATGCGTTTCATCTGACGGCACCCGAACCGAGCGGCGACGGCGCGGCCCGCGCCATCCGTGTGGCGCTTCAGGACGCGGGTCTCAAGCCGACTGATATTGATTACTTCAACGCCCACGGCACGTCCACGCCGATCAACGACCCGATGGAGACGCAGGCGATCAAGCTCGCGTTTGGCGATGAGGCGCGCCGCCTCAAGGTCTCGTCCACCAAGAGCATGACCGGCCATATGATCGCCGCCGCCGGCGCGGTCGAAGCGATCGTCTGCGTCCTCGCCTGCCGTGATGGGTTCTGCCCGCCGACGATCAATTACGAGACCCCGGATCCCGCCTGCGATCTGGACTATGTGCCGAATGTCGGCGTCACCATGCCGGTGCGCGCCGCTGTCTCGACCTCGCTCGGCTTCGGCGGCCACAACGGGGCGGTGGTGATCAAACGATTTGACAATGCGTAA
- a CDS encoding ketoacyl-ACP synthase III — translation MAEQDRIQIAATGSWVPSHRVTNDMLAKTLDTTDEWIVSHTGIHARHVAQAGETTSSAAVQASRIALKRAGVAPDELGCIVLATSTPDYTLPSTACLVHRELKAGRAAAFDVSAACTGFVYAMDVARGLMARDPRPTLVIGADLMTRIVDWTDRNVCVLFGDGAGAVVLKRGTGDAGLGESILRVDSDGAFALRREGGNRHHLSEQIDVPSIRPFLFMDGKPVFNFAVKAIDEIVSELLEKSGLTLNQVKLIVPHQANFRIIDAAARRLKTGTDKFFLNIAEVANTSAASIPLALDALVSDSRLQVGDILIFVGFGAGLTYGGILVRWGCSAPLAVV, via the coding sequence ATGGCAGAGCAGGATAGGATTCAGATCGCCGCGACAGGCTCTTGGGTGCCGTCGCATCGCGTGACCAACGACATGCTGGCGAAGACGCTCGACACCACCGACGAGTGGATCGTCTCGCATACCGGCATTCATGCACGGCATGTGGCTCAGGCCGGGGAGACCACGTCGTCCGCCGCCGTGCAGGCGTCGCGGATCGCCCTGAAGCGGGCCGGGGTTGCTCCGGACGAGCTGGGCTGCATCGTGCTGGCCACGTCCACGCCCGACTACACCCTGCCGTCAACGGCCTGTCTGGTGCATCGCGAATTGAAGGCGGGGCGTGCGGCCGCGTTTGACGTGTCGGCCGCCTGCACCGGATTTGTGTACGCGATGGACGTTGCGCGGGGGCTCATGGCTCGCGATCCGCGGCCAACGTTGGTCATTGGCGCGGATCTCATGACGCGGATCGTCGACTGGACCGACCGCAACGTCTGCGTGTTGTTCGGGGATGGCGCGGGCGCGGTTGTGCTGAAGCGGGGGACGGGCGATGCGGGGCTGGGCGAGTCCATCCTGCGGGTGGACAGCGACGGCGCCTTTGCCCTCCGGCGCGAAGGAGGCAACCGACACCATCTGTCGGAGCAGATCGACGTGCCATCGATCCGTCCGTTTCTGTTCATGGACGGCAAACCCGTCTTCAACTTCGCGGTCAAGGCGATCGACGAGATCGTCTCGGAACTGCTGGAGAAGTCGGGGCTGACGCTCAATCAGGTGAAGCTGATTGTCCCCCATCAGGCCAACTTCCGCATCATCGACGCGGCGGCGCGGCGCCTGAAGACCGGCACCGACAAGTTCTTCCTCAACATTGCGGAGGTGGCCAACACATCGGCGGCCAGCATCCCGCTGGCGTTGGACGCCTTGGTGAGCGACAGCCGGTTGCAGGTGGGCGACATTCTGATCTTTGTCGGCTTTGGCGCGGGTCTCACCTATGGCGGCATTCTGGTCCGCTGGGGCTGCAGCGCGCCGCTGGCGGTCGTTTAA
- a CDS encoding 1-acyl-sn-glycerol-3-phosphate acyltransferase, whose amino-acid sequence MTVDQFHEGLRREGQYETPAAERPAVPVRAGWRATWRFSWREVGTIWAAMRLNRRGLFDTAGWARVVFDTWREAEKMGAVITVEGFDALRDVRGPVVYAANHMSMLETLLLPAALLAHSPLSIVLKRSLLSYPVFGAPLRRIQPITVTRRSARDDLRTVLETGRLRLEAGRSVLLFPQATRRSVFQAEQFNSMGDKLARAAGVPLVPVALKTDFQGIGRVLKDFGMVDPARPIRFALGPALSDTLAKGERHRRCVAFIEERLRAWGMPVAAKGETE is encoded by the coding sequence ATGACGGTAGATCAATTTCATGAGGGCCTGCGGCGGGAGGGGCAGTACGAGACACCTGCGGCGGAACGACCGGCGGTGCCGGTGCGGGCCGGGTGGCGGGCGACGTGGCGGTTTTCGTGGCGCGAGGTCGGTACAATCTGGGCGGCGATGCGGTTGAATCGGCGCGGCCTCTTCGACACGGCGGGCTGGGCGCGCGTGGTGTTCGACACTTGGCGCGAGGCGGAGAAGATGGGGGCGGTGATCACCGTCGAGGGGTTCGACGCCCTGCGCGATGTCCGCGGGCCGGTTGTGTATGCGGCCAACCACATGAGCATGTTGGAGACGCTCCTCCTCCCTGCGGCGCTGCTGGCCCATTCCCCGCTGTCGATCGTCCTGAAACGGAGCCTCCTGTCCTATCCGGTCTTTGGCGCCCCGTTGCGTCGCATCCAGCCGATCACCGTTACCCGCAGGAGCGCCCGCGACGACCTGCGCACCGTGTTGGAGACCGGGCGGTTGCGGCTGGAGGCCGGACGCTCGGTGCTGTTGTTTCCGCAGGCGACGCGCCGGTCGGTCTTCCAGGCGGAGCAGTTCAATTCCATGGGAGACAAGCTGGCGCGTGCGGCGGGCGTGCCGCTCGTGCCGGTGGCGCTCAAGACCGATTTTCAAGGCATCGGACGGGTGCTCAAGGATTTCGGGATGGTCGATCCCGCGCGCCCGATCCGGTTTGCGCTGGGACCGGCTCTGTCGGACACCCTCGCGAAAGGGGAGCGTCACCGCCGCTGCGTGGCGTTTATCGAGGAACGCCTGCGGGCGTGGGGCATGCCCGTGGCCGCGAAAGGGGAAACCGAATGA
- a CDS encoding fumarate hydrolyase yields MDAIRTLTSPFDERQVRALKAGESVRLSGTIYTGRDRLHAFLHSGGETPVSLRDAAIYHCGPVVVPADGGGWRVVAAGPTTSSREEPYMAGLIARHGVRVILGKGGMGDKTREACRTHGCVYLQAVGGAAASLAKRVTAVRRVFFLDEFGATEAMWEWTVDAFEAVVGMDTHGRSLFDEIRRSSESRLAELV; encoded by the coding sequence ATGGATGCGATCAGGACGCTCACAAGCCCGTTTGACGAGCGACAGGTACGCGCCTTGAAGGCGGGCGAATCGGTCCGGCTATCGGGGACGATCTATACCGGCCGCGACCGGCTGCACGCCTTTCTTCACAGCGGCGGCGAGACGCCGGTCTCGCTGCGCGATGCGGCGATCTACCACTGCGGGCCGGTCGTGGTTCCGGCGGACGGCGGCGGCTGGCGGGTGGTGGCCGCCGGCCCGACCACGTCATCGCGCGAAGAGCCCTATATGGCAGGGCTCATCGCGCGCCACGGCGTGCGCGTGATCCTCGGTAAGGGGGGGATGGGCGACAAGACCCGCGAGGCCTGCCGCACCCACGGTTGCGTCTATCTGCAGGCCGTCGGCGGCGCGGCGGCATCACTGGCCAAACGGGTGACCGCCGTGCGGCGCGTGTTTTTCCTGGATGAATTTGGAGCGACCGAGGCGATGTGGGAATGGACGGTCGACGCGTTTGAAGCGGTTGTGGGGATGGATACGCACGGCCGGAGCCTGTTTGACGAGATCCGCCGGTCATCGGAATCGCGACTGGCGGAGTTGGTTTAG
- a CDS encoding transglutaminase domain-containing protein, with protein sequence MATTPHQKEDRRPRSRWVVACGAAVLLWCAWGYCRDGNGLGLLWTTAMLAGLAVVLPRPFPGNARWLIWTWLAVTVICLAANLVRVAEPVDVWKQNYVIDRTATAAYALAASAIFFRMSAVGVTRIVAGALPMMMLTIGRDGVFGRPPAIAAHISIWVFVGLVCALEHARQAAETQSGRGPFGWRELTVRCGWLAAMLALAIGLRVPIEHVAMAAQRRLLGLAYQTRGGQAQQRGTDLPLSRPLPRGFSGRMRIVLLLQAKQSPGYLRESVFTTYADGRWLAPSPGGPVQPRAGDSGRAGEDYPLVPVPTGAVDHQVRVEVLSPRMLVAFCVPGNAVTLAFEGGGEPRADINGMLTVEGALPLQYEVDVVTRSDAHAHPAPDGFGDPAYLALPIALAGAVSNWTQACAGLSGAPTARAAVRTLEDHFARTFAYRTDVLLQAKPDPLIDFMARREGFCVHFASAAALMLRSIGIPARVVGGYACDEWDPWLQRWVVREREAHAWVEAWDREAGRWMLVEATPPDGRPAAYPKPGLVRRTRDLCMALWDRMIATLKTMSFLAVIAAGGESLVDVAWRLFRGPGGFLLPVGGLAAIWFRRRARRRRTTHESLLRAALTDAMRRIARRAVFEHLRRREAEGWGAWLTRIQPALPPETFADLRDQVEGYQRLRYRARLDPAAAEAWLTRAGKPPRLPPTRVGA encoded by the coding sequence ATGGCGACAACACCACATCAGAAAGAGGATCGACGGCCGCGAAGCCGCTGGGTTGTGGCGTGTGGGGCTGCGGTGCTGCTGTGGTGCGCGTGGGGCTATTGCCGCGACGGGAACGGATTGGGGTTGCTCTGGACGACGGCCATGCTGGCTGGACTCGCAGTGGTATTGCCGCGGCCCTTTCCGGGAAACGCGCGCTGGCTGATCTGGACGTGGCTGGCCGTCACGGTGATCTGTCTCGCCGCCAACCTGGTGCGGGTGGCAGAGCCGGTGGACGTCTGGAAGCAAAACTACGTGATCGACCGGACCGCCACCGCCGCCTATGCATTGGCCGCGAGCGCGATCTTCTTCCGGATGAGCGCTGTTGGCGTCACCCGAATCGTGGCTGGCGCATTGCCCATGATGATGCTGACGATCGGGCGAGACGGCGTGTTCGGCCGCCCCCCCGCCATCGCCGCGCACATCAGCATCTGGGTGTTTGTGGGGTTGGTGTGCGCACTCGAGCACGCGCGGCAGGCGGCGGAAACGCAATCGGGTCGAGGGCCGTTTGGCTGGCGGGAACTGACGGTGCGGTGCGGCTGGCTGGCCGCGATGCTGGCCCTCGCGATCGGGTTGCGCGTGCCGATCGAGCACGTGGCGATGGCCGCGCAGCGACGGCTGTTGGGGCTGGCCTATCAGACGCGGGGAGGACAGGCCCAGCAGCGCGGCACGGACCTGCCGCTGTCTCGCCCCCTGCCACGGGGGTTCAGCGGACGGATGCGGATCGTCCTGCTGCTCCAGGCCAAACAGTCGCCCGGTTATTTGCGCGAGAGCGTGTTCACGACCTACGCCGACGGTCGCTGGCTTGCGCCCAGTCCGGGCGGTCCGGTTCAACCTCGCGCCGGGGATTCGGGGCGCGCGGGCGAGGACTATCCGCTGGTGCCCGTTCCGACCGGGGCTGTGGACCATCAGGTGCGGGTCGAAGTGCTCTCGCCGCGGATGCTGGTGGCCTTCTGCGTGCCCGGCAACGCCGTGACGCTCGCATTCGAAGGCGGCGGGGAGCCCCGGGCAGATATCAACGGCATGCTGACGGTCGAGGGCGCATTGCCCCTTCAGTACGAGGTCGACGTCGTGACACGCTCGGATGCGCACGCCCACCCGGCTCCGGATGGATTCGGCGATCCCGCTTATCTCGCGTTGCCGATTGCGCTGGCGGGAGCGGTCTCCAATTGGACACAGGCGTGCGCGGGATTGTCGGGAGCGCCAACCGCGCGCGCGGCGGTGCGGACGCTTGAGGATCATTTCGCCCGGACATTCGCGTATCGCACGGATGTTCTCCTGCAGGCGAAGCCGGACCCGCTGATCGATTTCATGGCGCGGCGTGAGGGATTTTGCGTGCATTTCGCAAGCGCGGCGGCGCTGATGCTCCGGTCGATCGGCATCCCGGCCCGCGTGGTGGGCGGGTATGCGTGCGACGAATGGGATCCCTGGCTACAACGGTGGGTGGTGCGAGAGCGCGAGGCGCACGCCTGGGTGGAGGCGTGGGACCGCGAGGCGGGACGGTGGATGCTGGTCGAGGCGACGCCGCCGGATGGTCGGCCAGCGGCCTATCCCAAGCCGGGACTGGTGCGCCGCACTCGGGATCTCTGCATGGCCCTGTGGGATCGGATGATTGCCACGCTCAAGACGATGAGCTTCCTGGCCGTGATCGCCGCAGGGGGGGAGTCGCTCGTCGACGTGGCGTGGCGGCTGTTCCGAGGTCCGGGAGGCTTTCTGCTGCCGGTCGGCGGGCTGGCCGCCATCTGGTTCCGGAGGCGCGCGCGTCGCCGCCGGACGACGCACGAGTCCCTCCTGCGCGCAGCGCTAACCGATGCGATGCGCCGCATCGCGCGGCGCGCGGTCTTCGAGCATCTGCGCCGCCGCGAAGCCGAGGGCTGGGGGGCCTGGCTGACGCGCATACAGCCCGCGCTGCCGCCCGAGACGTTTGCGGACTTGCGCGATCAGGTGGAGGGCTACCAGCGCCTGAGATATCGGGCGCGACTCGACCCGGCTGCGGCGGAAGCGTGGCTGACGCGCGCCGGCAAACCGCCACGTCTGCCGCCAACCCGGGTTGGCGCCTGA